From one Streptomyces sp. 846.5 genomic stretch:
- a CDS encoding LLM class flavin-dependent oxidoreductase, with translation MTTHRIGVMYDRDWAPEGLLPFARDVEALGVDDLWVVEDLGWTGSIASAAAALAVTERLRVGIGITPAPLRSPALLAMELGALARMFPGRLTAGVGHGVREWMEQVGVAPRSPLALLEETVEAVRGLLRGEEVTVQGREVSLDGVRLVHPPAVVPQVLAGVVRPRSLELAGRVADGAIIAEGHGPDDLSSAMQHMLKGRDEKAARPNLTVFAFLCVEDDPQRLRSTVGPALDGHAAWLGRSPEDVFAAAGPAPTAATRVRELWAAGADTVVLRAVGPEPFRQIEAAVRELRG, from the coding sequence ACTGGGCACCGGAGGGGCTGCTGCCGTTCGCCCGGGACGTGGAGGCGCTGGGGGTCGACGACCTGTGGGTGGTCGAGGACCTGGGGTGGACCGGCTCGATCGCGTCCGCCGCTGCGGCGCTCGCGGTGACCGAGCGGTTGCGGGTCGGGATCGGGATCACCCCCGCGCCGTTGCGCAGTCCCGCGCTGCTGGCGATGGAGCTGGGCGCGCTGGCGCGGATGTTCCCCGGGCGGCTGACGGCCGGGGTCGGGCACGGGGTGCGGGAGTGGATGGAGCAGGTGGGGGTGGCTCCGCGCAGTCCGCTGGCGCTGCTGGAGGAGACGGTGGAGGCCGTGCGCGGGCTGCTGCGCGGTGAGGAGGTGACGGTCCAGGGGCGGGAGGTGAGCCTGGACGGCGTGCGGCTGGTGCACCCGCCGGCCGTGGTGCCGCAGGTGCTGGCCGGGGTGGTGCGGCCGCGCTCGCTGGAGCTGGCGGGGCGCGTCGCCGACGGGGCCATCATCGCCGAGGGCCATGGGCCCGACGATCTGTCATCCGCCATGCAGCACATGCTGAAGGGCCGCGACGAGAAGGCGGCGCGGCCCAACCTCACCGTGTTCGCCTTCCTCTGCGTCGAGGACGACCCGCAGCGCCTCCGCAGCACCGTCGGCCCCGCCCTGGACGGCCACGCCGCCTGGCTCGGCCGCTCCCCCGAGGACGTGTTCGCCGCGGCGGGCCCGGCCCCCACCGCCGCCACCCGGGTGCGCGAGCTGTGGGCGGCGGGGGCCGACACAGTGGTGCTGCGGGCGGTCGGCCCGGAGCCGTTCCGGCAGATCGAGGCAGCCGTCAGGGAGTTGCGCGGCTGA